In Chanodichthys erythropterus isolate Z2021 chromosome 18, ASM2448905v1, whole genome shotgun sequence, the following are encoded in one genomic region:
- the LOC137007154 gene encoding L-threonine 3-dehydrogenase, mitochondrial-like: MRFCVRALSGAAQRVLLAPVCGFQPLTVVARSVSFSPGQVASNDSFHSVSSGSDHPKVLITGGLGQLGVGLAKLLRMQFGKYNVILSDIRKPPNHVYQSGPFIYSDILDYKNLREIVVNNRITWLIHYSALLSAVGEANVSLARDINITGLHNVLDIAVEHGLRLFIPSTIEAFGSSSPRNPTPDLCIQRPRTIYGVSKVHAELMGEYYHHRFGLDFRCLRYPGIISVDSQPVGGTTDYAVHIFHNAVKTSKFVCNLRPDTRLPMMFIEDCLRATLEVLEAPAEILSMRTYNISAMSFTPEELIREIRRHLPDLQVTYKIDPGRQAIADSWPMILDDASARSDWGWKHDYGLPELVQTMLNFTGSDSRMSQAN; this comes from the exons ATGCGGTTCTGTGTAAGAGCTCTGAGTGGGGCGGCACAGCGGGTTCTCCTGGCTCCAGTCTGTGGCTTTCAGCCTCTCACTGTTGTAGCTCGCAGTGTCAGTTTCTCTCCGGGCCAAGTCGCATCCAATGACAGTTTTCACTCAGTGTCCTCTGGATCAGATCATCCCAAAGTTCTCATTACCG gGGGTCTGGGTCAGCTGGGAGTGGGTCTAGCCAAACTGCTCAG GATGCAGTTTggaaaatataatgtaattctGTCTGATATCAGGAAACCCCCAAATCATGTTTACCAAAGTG GTCCCTTTATATATTCCGACATTTTGGACTACAAAAACTTGCGTGAGATTGTTGTGAACAACCGCATCACTTGGTTGATACACTACAGCGCCCTTCTGAGTGCAGTAGGAGAGGCCAATGTGTCCCTCGCTCGTGACATCAACATCACTG GGTTGCACAACGTTCTTGACATTGCCGTCGAACATGGGCTCCGTCTTTTCATCCCCAGTACTATTGAAGCCTTTGGCTCCTCCTCCCCTCGTAACCCCACCCCTGATCTGTGCATCCAACGACCACGAACCATTTACGGAGTGTCCAAGGTTCACGCTGAGCTAATGGGAGAG TATTACCATCACAGGTTTGGTCTTGACTTCCGCTGTCTCAGATACCCAGGAATCATTTCTGTAGACTCTCAACCTGTTGGAGGAACTACAG ACTATGCTGTCCATATCTTCCACAATGCTGTAAAAACGAGTAAATTTGTGTGCAATCTGAGGCCTGACACAAGACTCCCCATGATGTTCATTGAGGATTGTCTGAGAGCCACACTGGAGGTTCTGGAAGCTCCTGCTGAGATACTTAGTATGCGCACATACAACATCAGCGCCATGAGCTTCACTCCAGAGGAGCTGATTCGAGAAATCAGGAGGCACCTGCCAGACCTGCAGGTTACATATAAGATTGACCCAGGTCGACAGGCCATTG CTGACAGCTGGCCAATGATCTTGGATGACGCCAGTGCCCGCAGTGACTGGGGCTGGAAGCATGACTATGGTTTGCCAGAGCTGGTTCAGACGATGCTTAACTTTACTGGATCAGACTCCAGAATGTCTCAAGCAAACTAA